One stretch of Astatotilapia calliptera chromosome 3, fAstCal1.2, whole genome shotgun sequence DNA includes these proteins:
- the LOC113012740 gene encoding uncharacterized protein LOC113012740, producing MTRFSVSTLIPLLFLSGVSGKLIQAAAGDDVTFPLTEECMKGRGTLKRRLQDNSLHSVGDLDGSWKPAPGYINRFFQSSDSVILTSADISDEGYYEFDCNNKKEETAQLQVFIPSDVFVREGEDAILPCRSITAGQWVKSVRWRRDGEVVLDVRSGKTTYGNGFDESRVSIPSDWDQRANLSLIIKRAEARDGGVYYCDIDKVEKHRSAVRLHVSTPPTPPSTTSQPTTTERPSECSNWSWRTFFITAAVFVIVALLVWLCWFLRNRIFNVCSRGFLCNGTEEGGGGAEEGRREPLL from the exons ATGACACGTTTTTCGGTCTCTACGctcattcctcttctttttctcagcGGCGTTTCTGGGAAACTGATTCAAGCCGCTGCAGGAGACGATGTAACGTTTCCCCTCACAGAGGAGTGCATGAAAGGAAGAGGCACGCTGAAACGTCGCCTGCAGGACAACAGCCTCCATTCAGTCGGGGATCTCGACGGCAGCTGGAAGCCGGCTCCAGGTTATATTAACAGGTTTTTCCAAAGCAGCGACTCTGTGATACTGACCAGTGCAGATATCAGTGATGAAGGCTATTACGAGTTTGACTGCAACAACAAGAAAGAAGAGACTGCACAGCTGCAGGTATTCATACCTTCTGATGTTTTTGTACGCGAGGGCGAGGATGCCATCCTCCCGTGCCGCTCCATCACAGCAGGTCAGTGGGTGAAGTCTGTGCGCTGGAGGAGAGATGGAGAGGTGGTGCTGGATGTCCGGTCGGGGAAAACCACATATGGGAACGGCTTTGATGAAAGCCGGGTCTCAATACCATCAGACTGGGACCAACGAGCAAACCTGTCCCTCATCATAAAGCGAGCCGAGGCGAGAGACGGAGGAGTTTATTACTGTGACATCGACAAAGTGGAGAAACACCGCTCCGCTGTCCGCCTGCACGTCTCCACACCACCAACACCACCGAGCACCACATCCCAGCCTACAACCACAGAGAGG CCATCAGAGTGCTCCAACTGGTCGTGGAGAACATTCTTCATAACGGCAGCTGTATTTGTGATCGTTGCCCTGCTTGTTTGGCTCTGCTGGTTTCTGAGGAACAGGATATTCAATGTGTGCTCTCGAGGTTTTCTCTGCAACGGcacagaggagggaggaggaggggctgAAGAGGGCAGACGGGAACCCTTACTTTAA